Proteins from one Salmonella bongori NCTC 12419 genomic window:
- the queG gene encoding tRNA epoxyqueuosine(34) reductase QueG, translating into MSEPLDLNQLAQNIKQWGLELGFQQVGITDTDLSASEPALQAWLAKQYHGEMEWMARHGMMRARPHELLPGTLRVISVRMNYLPANAAFASTLKNPTLGYVSRYALGRDYHKLLRSRLKKLGEQIQQHCGSLNFRPFVDSAPVLERPLAEKAGLGWTGKHSLILNREAGSFFFLGELLLDLPLPIDKPVGEGCGKCVACMTICPTGAIVEPYTVDARRCISYLTIELEGAIPEAFRPLIGNRIYGCDDCQLICPWNRYSQLTNEEDFSPRKPLHAPALIDLFSWSEAQFLKVTEGSAIRRIGHLRWLRNVAVALGNAPWSDAIITALQSRQGEHPLLDEHIEWAIAQQIEKRNACIIEVQLPKKQRLVRVIEKGLPRDA; encoded by the coding sequence ATGTCAGAGCCCCTCGATCTCAATCAGTTAGCGCAAAATATTAAGCAGTGGGGGCTGGAGCTGGGCTTTCAACAGGTCGGTATTACCGATACTGATCTCAGCGCATCCGAACCTGCATTGCAGGCCTGGCTGGCTAAACAATACCACGGCGAGATGGAATGGATGGCGCGCCACGGTATGATGCGCGCCCGGCCCCATGAACTCTTACCGGGTACGCTACGTGTCATCAGCGTACGTATGAACTATCTGCCCGCCAACGCCGCGTTTGCCAGCACGTTGAAGAATCCCACGCTTGGCTATGTTAGCCGATATGCGCTGGGGCGCGATTATCACAAGCTATTACGCAGCCGCCTCAAAAAACTGGGCGAGCAGATCCAGCAACACTGCGGTTCGCTGAATTTTAGACCCTTTGTCGACTCTGCGCCTGTTCTTGAACGTCCATTAGCGGAAAAAGCCGGACTTGGCTGGACAGGTAAGCACTCACTTATTCTTAATCGGGAAGCAGGATCGTTCTTTTTCCTGGGCGAACTGCTACTTGATTTACCGCTACCGATAGACAAGCCGGTCGGGGAAGGTTGCGGTAAATGTGTCGCCTGTATGACCATCTGCCCGACCGGGGCAATTGTCGAACCGTATACGGTGGATGCACGGCGTTGTATCTCTTATCTCACCATTGAACTGGAAGGCGCTATTCCGGAAGCGTTTCGCCCATTGATAGGCAACCGTATATACGGCTGCGATGACTGCCAGCTTATCTGCCCGTGGAATCGTTATTCACAGCTGACCAATGAAGAGGATTTTAGCCCACGTAAACCACTGCACGCCCCGGCGTTGATTGACCTGTTTAGCTGGAGCGAAGCGCAATTTCTGAAAGTTACTGAAGGCTCTGCGATTCGACGCATTGGCCATTTACGCTGGCTGCGCAATGTGGCCGTTGCGCTGGGAAATGCGCCGTGGAGCGATGCGATTATTACCGCGCTGCAAAGCCGTCAAGGTGAGCACCCACTTCTTGACGAGCATATTGAATGGGCGATTGCGCAACAAATTGAAAAGCGGAATGCCTGCATCATTGAAGTGCAACTACCGAAAAAACAGCGTCTGGTCAGGGTAATTGAAAAAGGGCTTCCTCGCGATGCCTGA
- the orn gene encoding oligoribonuclease yields the protein MSADENNLIWIDLEMTGLDPERDRIIEIATLVTDASLNILAEGPTIAVHQSDAQLALMDDWNVRTHTGSGLVDRVKASTMSERDAELATIEFLKAWVPAGKSPICGNSIGQDRRFLFKYMPELEAYFHYRYLDVSTLKELARRWKPEILTGFTKQGTHQAMDDIRESVAELAYYREYFIKL from the coding sequence ATGAGTGCCGATGAAAACAACCTGATTTGGATCGATCTGGAGATGACAGGTCTGGATCCCGAGCGTGATCGCATTATTGAGATTGCTACACTGGTAACGGATGCCAGCCTGAATATTCTGGCAGAGGGGCCGACGATTGCGGTACATCAATCCGATGCGCAACTGGCGTTAATGGATGACTGGAACGTGCGCACTCATACCGGAAGCGGCCTGGTAGATCGCGTTAAGGCAAGTACAATGAGCGAACGCGATGCTGAGCTGGCAACGATTGAATTCCTGAAAGCGTGGGTGCCTGCGGGTAAATCGCCGATTTGCGGCAATAGCATCGGCCAGGATCGTCGTTTCCTGTTTAAATATATGCCAGAGTTGGAGGCTTATTTTCATTATCGCTATCTGGATGTCAGTACACTCAAGGAGTTGGCGCGCCGCTGGAAACCGGAAATTCTGACCGGCTTTACCAAGCAGGGGACGCACCAGGCGATGGATGATATTCGCGAGTCGGTAGCTGAACTGGCTTACTACCGCGAGTATTTCATTAAACTGTGA
- the rsgA gene encoding small ribosomal subunit biogenesis GTPase RsgA, with protein MSKNKLSKGQQRRVNANHQRRLKTSAEKADYDDNLFGEPAEGIVISRFGMHADVESAGGEVHRCNIRRTIRSLVTGDRVVWRPGKAAAEGVNVKGIVEAVHERTSVLTRPDFYDGVKPIAANIDQIVIVSAILPELSLNIIDRYLVGCETLQVEPLIVLNKIDLLDDEGMDFVNEQMDIYRNIGYRVLMVSSHTQDGLKPLEEALTGRISIFAGQSGVGKSSLLNALLGLQDEILTNDVSNISGLGQHTTTAARLYHFPHGGDVIDSPGVREFGLWHLEPEQITQGFVEFHDYLGHCKYRDCKHDADPGCAIRKAVENGAIAETRFENYHRILESMAQVKTRKNFSDTDD; from the coding sequence TTGAGCAAAAATAAACTCTCCAAAGGCCAGCAGCGCCGTGTGAACGCCAATCACCAGCGTCGTTTAAAAACGTCCGCGGAGAAAGCCGATTACGATGACAACCTCTTTGGCGAGCCTGCTGAAGGTATCGTTATTAGCCGTTTTGGTATGCATGCCGATGTGGAGTCCGCTGGCGGTGAGGTTCACCGCTGCAATATCCGCCGCACGATTCGTTCGCTGGTCACTGGCGATCGCGTCGTCTGGCGTCCAGGCAAAGCCGCCGCCGAGGGCGTTAATGTGAAAGGCATCGTTGAAGCGGTGCATGAGCGCACCTCGGTATTGACGCGCCCGGACTTTTATGACGGCGTGAAACCTATTGCCGCCAACATTGACCAAATCGTTATCGTTTCTGCGATTTTGCCCGAACTATCGCTGAATATCATCGATCGCTATCTGGTAGGCTGTGAAACCTTACAGGTTGAGCCGCTGATCGTACTGAACAAAATCGATCTGCTGGACGACGAAGGCATGGACTTCGTAAACGAGCAGATGGATATCTACCGCAATATCGGTTATCGCGTGTTGATGGTCTCCAGCCACACACAGGATGGTCTGAAACCGCTGGAAGAAGCGTTAACCGGCCGCATCAGTATTTTTGCCGGACAATCCGGCGTCGGAAAATCCAGCCTGTTAAATGCCCTGCTCGGCTTACAGGACGAGATTCTGACGAATGATGTATCGAACATTTCCGGCCTGGGCCAACATACCACCACCGCAGCCCGTCTGTATCATTTCCCGCATGGCGGCGATGTGATTGACTCTCCTGGCGTACGCGAGTTCGGCCTGTGGCATCTGGAGCCGGAACAAATCACGCAGGGCTTTGTCGAATTTCATGACTATCTGGGCCATTGCAAATACCGGGACTGCAAACATGACGCCGATCCAGGCTGCGCCATTCGCAAGGCGGTAGAGAACGGCGCTATTGCGGAAACCCGTTTCGAAAATTATCACCGAATTCTTGAAAGTATGGCGCAGGTAAAAACGCGTAAAAACTTTTCTGATACGGACGACTGA